From one Burkholderia pyrrocinia genomic stretch:
- a CDS encoding tetratricopeptide repeat protein — translation MAGAVLGAAAAPLHAVVADALRNARTKLEQRDFAGAGRLYEGVLTMAPDHVEALHLLGLVHLKLGDPARAESLIARSMRFGLNQPWTLANHAAALTGVGRHRDALAVADRALATDPDHAPSNAARGDALLALGQYDAALAAYDRALVREPAHAAAWCKRGETLRRLERPADALISIERALRIDANDPAAHTERGHALRALGHREQALHSYQLAMVVRGKTPELVYACGVVMTELGRPADALACLDEGLARLPDDEQLLYASCVALDLLHARDELLKRCDRLLALNRGNVAAWVGRGNALLGFERYDEAAHAYREALARKPDDIDARRNSAAALRSLGRFEDALADYDAALALTGPHVELHYNRALALQQLGRYDEALASHAAAAAAPAEAAQALFTRALARQHLGDYDAALADYADACRRDPHHGAARRSEAFCRLLMGDFDAGWRQHETRWDAADAMLRRRHADRPLWTGDEPLAGSTLLLHAEQGYGDTLQFCRYASLAHDLGATVIVEAPAALGELLGTLRGVSRIVTEGQPTPAFDLQCPLMSLPYAFRTTLGTVPADVPYLRADARRRAAWAQRLDALAPPGRLRVGLAWSGNPRHANDENRSMPFTALAPLMALDVTFVSLQPQMRARDADAFAASGVLSFADALTDFAETAALVDTLDLVISVDTSVAHLAGALGRPVWVLLPRVPDWRWLLERDDCPWYPAVTLFRQQQPGDWPTVVERVAGALDAVRRVRPEPA, via the coding sequence ATGGCCGGTGCGGTACTTGGCGCCGCGGCCGCGCCGCTGCATGCGGTGGTCGCCGACGCGCTGCGCAATGCGCGCACGAAGCTCGAGCAACGCGACTTCGCGGGGGCCGGGCGGCTCTACGAAGGCGTGCTGACGATGGCGCCCGACCACGTCGAGGCACTGCACCTGCTTGGCCTCGTACACCTGAAGCTCGGCGATCCCGCGCGGGCGGAGTCGCTGATTGCGCGGTCGATGCGGTTCGGGTTGAACCAGCCGTGGACGCTCGCGAATCACGCGGCGGCGCTGACCGGCGTCGGTCGCCATCGCGACGCGCTCGCGGTCGCCGATCGCGCGCTCGCGACCGATCCGGACCATGCGCCGTCGAATGCGGCGCGCGGCGATGCGCTGCTCGCGCTCGGACAATACGACGCAGCGCTCGCGGCCTACGATCGCGCGCTCGTGCGCGAGCCTGCTCACGCGGCGGCGTGGTGCAAGCGAGGCGAGACGCTGAGGCGGCTCGAGCGGCCCGCCGACGCGCTGATCAGCATCGAGCGCGCGCTGCGGATCGATGCGAACGACCCGGCCGCGCATACCGAACGCGGGCATGCGCTGCGCGCGCTCGGCCATCGCGAGCAGGCGCTGCACAGCTATCAGCTTGCGATGGTCGTGCGCGGCAAGACGCCTGAGCTCGTGTACGCGTGCGGCGTGGTGATGACCGAACTCGGCCGGCCGGCCGACGCGCTCGCGTGCCTCGACGAAGGGCTTGCGCGGCTGCCGGACGACGAACAGTTGCTGTACGCGAGCTGCGTCGCGCTGGATCTGCTGCATGCCCGCGACGAATTGCTGAAGCGCTGCGACCGGCTGCTCGCGCTGAATCGCGGCAACGTCGCGGCATGGGTCGGACGCGGCAATGCGCTGCTCGGGTTCGAACGCTACGACGAAGCCGCGCACGCGTATCGCGAAGCGCTGGCGCGCAAACCCGACGATATCGACGCGCGACGCAACAGTGCGGCCGCGCTGCGTTCGCTGGGCCGGTTCGAAGACGCGCTTGCAGATTACGACGCGGCGCTCGCGCTGACCGGGCCGCACGTTGAGCTGCATTACAACCGCGCGCTCGCGCTGCAGCAGCTCGGCCGCTACGACGAAGCGCTCGCGAGCCACGCGGCGGCGGCGGCCGCGCCGGCGGAAGCGGCGCAGGCGTTGTTTACGCGTGCGCTCGCGCGCCAGCACCTGGGCGACTACGACGCGGCGCTGGCGGATTACGCTGACGCTTGCCGGCGCGATCCGCACCACGGCGCCGCACGCCGCTCCGAGGCATTCTGCCGGCTGCTGATGGGCGATTTCGACGCGGGCTGGCGGCAGCACGAGACGCGCTGGGACGCGGCCGACGCGATGTTGCGCCGGCGTCATGCCGACCGGCCGCTGTGGACCGGCGACGAACCGCTCGCGGGCAGCACGCTGCTGCTGCACGCGGAACAGGGTTACGGCGACACGCTGCAGTTCTGCCGCTATGCGAGCCTTGCGCACGACCTCGGCGCGACCGTGATCGTCGAGGCGCCGGCCGCGCTCGGCGAACTGCTCGGCACGCTGCGCGGCGTGAGCCGGATCGTCACCGAGGGGCAGCCGACGCCGGCGTTCGACCTGCAGTGTCCGCTGATGAGCCTGCCGTACGCGTTCCGCACGACGCTCGGCACGGTGCCGGCCGACGTGCCGTACCTCCGCGCCGATGCGCGGCGGCGCGCTGCGTGGGCGCAGCGCCTCGACGCGCTTGCGCCGCCGGGCCGGCTGCGGGTCGGGCTCGCGTGGTCCGGCAATCCGCGCCATGCGAACGACGAGAACCGCTCGATGCCGTTCACCGCGCTTGCGCCGCTGATGGCGCTCGACGTGACCTTCGTGAGCCTGCAGCCGCAAATGCGTGCGCGCGACGCCGACGCGTTCGCGGCCAGCGGTGTGCTGTCGTTCGCGGACGCGCTGACGGATTTTGCCGAAACGGCCGCGCTGGTCGACACGCTGGATCTCGTGATCAGCGTCGACACGTCGGTCGCGCATCTGGCCGGCGCGCTCGGGCGGCCCGTGTGGGTGCTGCTGCCGCGCGTGCCGGACTGGCGCTGGCTGCTCGAACGCGACGACTGCCCGTGGTATCCGGCCGTGACGCTGTTCCGGCAGCAGCAGCCCGGCGACTGGCCGACGGTAGTCGAGCGGGTGGCCGGGGCGCTCGACGCGGTGCGCCGCGTACGCCCCGAACCGGCGTGA